In Janibacter sp. CX7, a single genomic region encodes these proteins:
- a CDS encoding glutathione-independent formaldehyde dehydrogenase, translated as MKAVVYQGPRDVAVTDVPDAKIERPTDVLVRMTTTNICGSDLHMYEGRTSFEEGRTFGHENMGEVVEIGKGVEKVQVGDRVVLPFNISCGFCKNCERGLTNYCLTTQPDPSAAGAAYGFAEMGPYGGGQAELLRVPFGDHNALRLGEDAEEKENDYVMLSDIFPTGYHATEMAGVIPGDSVVIAGAGPVGLMAALSATIKGAAKVMVVDRHPDRLALAEQIGAIAIDDSKTDPVQAVLDETMGLGADRGCECVGYQAHDPQGNEDPAATLNMLINSVRFTGGIGTVGVFVPEDPGAKGELAKQGKAAIDFGTHWFKGQTMGNGQCPVKRYNRRLRDLIAADKAKPSWIISHEISLDQAADAYRNFDSRSEGWTKVVIKPGMSDGKKAN; from the coding sequence ATGAAGGCTGTCGTCTATCAGGGGCCCAGAGATGTCGCGGTGACGGATGTTCCGGACGCGAAGATCGAGCGCCCCACCGATGTGCTGGTCAGGATGACAACGACCAATATCTGCGGCTCGGACCTGCACATGTACGAGGGACGAACCTCCTTCGAGGAGGGCCGCACCTTCGGCCACGAAAACATGGGGGAGGTGGTGGAGATCGGTAAGGGCGTGGAGAAGGTCCAGGTCGGCGACCGGGTCGTGCTGCCCTTCAACATCTCGTGCGGGTTCTGCAAGAACTGCGAGCGCGGGCTCACGAACTACTGCCTCACCACCCAGCCTGACCCGTCTGCCGCCGGCGCGGCCTACGGTTTTGCAGAGATGGGCCCGTACGGCGGCGGCCAGGCCGAGCTGCTCCGGGTGCCCTTCGGAGACCACAACGCACTGCGCCTGGGCGAGGACGCGGAGGAGAAGGAGAATGACTACGTCATGCTCTCCGACATCTTCCCCACCGGTTACCACGCCACCGAGATGGCTGGCGTGATCCCGGGCGACAGCGTCGTGATCGCTGGAGCCGGTCCGGTGGGTCTGATGGCTGCGCTGTCCGCGACGATCAAGGGCGCCGCGAAGGTCATGGTGGTCGATCGCCACCCCGACCGGCTCGCGCTGGCCGAGCAGATCGGAGCGATCGCCATCGACGACTCCAAGACCGACCCCGTGCAGGCTGTGCTGGACGAGACCATGGGGCTCGGAGCCGACCGTGGCTGCGAGTGCGTGGGCTACCAGGCCCACGACCCGCAGGGGAACGAAGACCCGGCTGCCACCTTGAACATGCTCATCAACTCGGTGCGTTTTACCGGCGGGATCGGCACCGTCGGCGTGTTCGTCCCCGAGGACCCGGGGGCCAAGGGCGAATTGGCCAAGCAGGGCAAGGCGGCCATCGACTTCGGCACCCACTGGTTCAAGGGACAGACCATGGGCAACGGTCAGTGCCCGGTCAAGAGGTACAACCGCCGGCTGCGTGACCTGATCGCGGCTGACAAGGCGAAGCCGTCCTGGATCATCTCCCACGAGATCTCGCTGGACCAGGCCGCCGACGCCTACAGGAACTTCGACTCCAGGTCCGAGGGCTGGACCAAGGTCGTCATCAAGCCGGGTATGTCCGACGGAAAGAAGGCAAACTGA